In Haliaeetus albicilla chromosome 18, bHalAlb1.1, whole genome shotgun sequence, one genomic interval encodes:
- the RP1L1 gene encoding retinitis pigmentosa 1-like 1 protein isoform X6: MTQVPADYLSTTSSYNYEQPLPSLARTSTVTKVPPAKKITFFKSGDPQFAGVKMAINQRSFKSFNALMDDLSHRVPLPFGVRTITTPRGIHCISELDQLEDGGCYLCSDKKYVKPISITSGGHRPGPPRNGRPSSTLRRAAQEGKLEEYSTPFTQHGPRIPKKITLVKNGESGFRRSIILNRRNARSFKTLLDEISDILQFPVKKLYTVDGKKIDSMQALLHCPSVLVCVGREPFKPVSMENLRKHSVEKLPNLAPRSNGNNVDENNEMNFGLKAKKSVIHPRSASSNRSMRFSLSSEKSYPNGLLASPDNGASFSNSFSHSKPGDLVHSLVNDDIEKRVHVNKDGSLSVEMKVRFRLLNDETLQWSTQIKKSNLMNQLPCEESGVEEDSGVDPIQKMNPEASSEADESLYPCDIDSYMSKLEESECDEAHCHSCGKKHQDYDIWKNPMHTSQREEPSVRSTWHTRSSCSSTSSRRRVVHKKMASVDSLHTTSSEEFSEHIVQESSSYSETIENRVAYRSIKKCMCRSDLSTGVSNGEDQQEYTRTSTSNSQRPSSLGLMSHSSCENNLDTQDAHEDHEASKTNSQNEDENCFEVSSVKCLKNDAEEIESSRVGSVSSRSSLQSRQSKKNVCEETSSTGRSMSSSSLQKANQEDNTRCSTSANSEHSKSSNCTTPTAKSEQNDHSDDNVVVSSFSSESCPKKEAEEVEAEQDEINEVSSVSAKTKPSRSIRDESSESERCSTQGTPHSRASDRNSKRSDSDEILCNASCSSRGSKKSKHSHIHLDARSEISVSSLESARNKKKNSLHADDLRSCSRASNYSKSSCEIKKKSIGRPMSHNSGSFHSNISSTSEAQVITGFTEEKSLKSTTNGYSESSKGSKKRSHREENSKPSSLCSSVSSPKGKAGEGHSKINSEAPSSRQGSMSESICSKGDHSTETGIRNGNPASVSSRVSSKSEVEDKCLLTQVSQESDDRCLQSNISQSSKSRQVKTRNLHVRMSNSSQASLSETLSVCSMHCPAPPKGKPNSKKIHSTMLKNSSLSSIGTESVLTTGKEQKEIVDSSKATSYGSKSAATEINDQKNKETDDSCNRKVEEELESTGMQEEGSDLMPSTLPNTTPEEVVQEWLSKIPSETLLMKYEMEDDAEEECIEATTEVSYCPNAKETSEDENAEKKNVEEAENEANDEVEKETAEGTAINEETEECVNQEQISEVVSEAAEAAEAAKADQAECSQSVTSSQNNNRRDLPTSVQTSVQIMKALLSSKHETKFDRSNSLPEVSPTMGRKLSNSANILITCLASLQLLDEESEDPSDKSKCLNKPRYMELLNIFQALWFGCTAEKSGPSSGQEASEQPKTASGFKAPKSVDCDFTPMSSSGVDVGSGSGGSEESTAGARDCTLAAQKTAELKSAGHLENVETGTELTEGEEQSKEEEQSSRPSTACSKSKGEAKAQSTKEDSLIQEAEENKEDQCSNCENGQEEGGENENKENSKLTENGEQEDEAVNDELPKENLEEEADQLPTNDDTNVNDADCGTELKADLEEQLGKESPNDPEPKVNMATTMGASFVQQNSVDPDPIWVLRLLKKIEKEFMTHYVRAMNELKVRWNLQNNQQMDEMILELKEEVSKRIQRSIDKEMRKIKSRAGKKMPRPPDEPLKRESTLQTEQRRRRLQTMHKKSLISDKNGTQTGLEDTSDLSFDVNEDTAFSAAFEASLNEQTSEEEYCPCDSCVRKKMASKPARKPVVATNAPVMKAFDLQQILRLKKNDDEEACASEAAQDIKTIPNEENDEGEPQPSETEVEGNEEKEPELNEVDSSTLNRDGEGSEISESQNCEMEDEVKDEETKEEEKEEAEEVGEETKEREEEEEAKEEEEEKEEEEIMKAEEEEETKEEEEGETTEKEDEEVKEEAAEETKEEEEIKEEEEQEEEEGVKEEEEETKDEEEGETKEEEEEVNEKEEETKEEEEDMKEEEEAKEEEEEVKEEEEETKEEEEEVKEEEEETKEEEEEEVKEEEEETKEEEEEEVKEEEEETKEEEEVEEGEEATNEDEEAKEDDKEEKQEEQEVEEEEENPEEKEEETKEEKEAAKEEEETKAEEEANGKEEEQEETQREEQEAEEKSKAEDEADNEAEETEEPEDEDIGADDEEETSECRGDADGSGTDNNPEGDAAEGTEEAEQDEAEAVEDANPESEDEACSAGEENDTEGGDKYDENDEKPTSDDPDKAHEKYEDKGNNKVSERPSRAKGKQNRKRLKSLNKAAVFSCYSSVGNFSQQSQKGSEDEGEEECKDDNNPMSSHPNGEVQSDESSKPSQMYPDCEEEEEDKESSCTDPSGDEDQADAEGVNPKEVEHSDEVQASKKKEDSDEIGQDDLDF; this comes from the exons ATGACTCAGGTGCCTGCTGACTACCTGTCGACCACCAGCTCCTACAACTATGAgcagccccttccctccttGGCTCGGACCAGCACTGTCACCAAGGTACCCCCAGCCAAAAAAATAACCTTCTTCAAGAGTGGAGATCCTCAGTTTGCAGGAGTCAAGATGGCCATCAACCAGCGAAGCTTCAAGAGCTTCAATGCACTCATGGATGACCTCTCTCATAGGGTCCCACTGCCATTTGGGGTACGGACCATCACCACCCCACGAGGAATACATTGCATCAGTGAGCTGGACCAGCTGGAGGATGGAGGATGCTACCTTTGCTCCGACAAGAAATATGTCAAGCCTATTAGCATTACTTCTGGGGGACATAGGCCAGGCCCTCCGCGAAATGGTCGTCCCTCCAGTACCTTGAGAAGAGCAGCTCAGGAGGGAAAGCTTGAAGAGTATTCCACACCTTTCACTCAGCATGGCCCCAGAATACCTAAGAAAATCACTCTAGTTAAGAATGGAGAAAGTGGTTTCCGGCGCTCAATTATCTTGAACCGCAGAAATGCCAGGAGTTTCAAAACGCTCCTGGATGAGATTTCAGACATCCTGCAGTTCCCAGTGAAGAAGCTTTACACTGTTGATGGGAAGAAG ATCGACAGCATGCAGGCTCTGCTTCACTGTCCCAGCGTGCTGGTGTGTGTCGGCCGGGAGCCATTTAAACCTGTCTCAATGGAGAATTTGAGGAAACACTCGGTGGAGAAGCTGCCCAACCTGGCTCCCCGTTCCAATGGCAACAATGTCGATGAAAACaatgaaa TGAACTTTGGACTGAAAGCCAAAAAAAGTGTTATCCATCCACGGTCAGCATCAAGCAATCGGTCAATGAGATTTTCTTTATCATCAGAAAAGTCGTATCCTAATGGTCTCCTTGCCTCACCGGATAACGGTGCATCTTTCTCAAACAGTTTCTCACATTCAAAACCTGGGGACCTGGTCCATTCCTTGGTCAATGACGACATAGAAAAACGGGTACATGTGAACAAGGATGGTAGCCTATCCGTTGAGATGAAAGTCCGCTTCCGCTTGCTGAATGATGAGACTTTGCAGTGGTCCACCCAGATCAAAAAGTCCAATCTGATGAACCAGTTGCCTTGTGAAGAGTCAGGTGTAGAGGAGGACAGCGGAGTAGACCCCATACAGAAAATGAACCCAGAAGCCAGCTCAGAGGCAGATGAGTCATTATATCCCTGCGATATTGATTCTTACATGTCAAAACTTGAGGAATCAGAATGTGACGAGGCTCATTGTCATAGCTGTGGAAAGAAACACCAGGACTATGACATTTGGAAAAACCCCATGCACACATCCCAGAGGGAAGAGCCCAGTGTACGAAGCACCTGGCACACACGGTCGTCATGCTCCAGCACATCTTCCCGGAGGAGAGTAGTCCACAAAAAGATGGCTTCTGTGGATAGCCTCCACACCACATCCAGTGAGGAGTTCTCTGAGCACATTGTGCAAGAGTCCTCATCCTACTCAGAGACTATAGAGAACAGAGTGGCATATAGATCCATTAAAAAGTGTATGTGTCGAAGTGATTTGTCTACAGGTGTTTCCAATggagaagaccagcaagaatACACTCGGACAAGCACGAGCAATAGTCAGAGACCTTCGTCCTTGGGTTTAATGTCACATTCAAGCTGTGAAAACAACCTGGATACGCAAGATGCCCATGAAGACCATGAGGCCAGCAAAACCAATTcacaaaatgaagatgaaaattgttttgaagTTTCCTCTGTGAAGTGCTTAAAGAATGATGCAGAAGAGATTGAAAGCAGCAGAGTTGGGAGTGTCTCATCAAGGTCATCTCTGCAGTCCAGACAGAGCAAGAAGAACGTATGTGAGGAAACAAGTAGCACAGGTAGGAGCATGTCCTCCTCAAGTCTTCAGAAGGCAAATCAAGAAGATAACACTAGGTGCTCCACTTCTGCCAACAGTGAGCACAGCAAGTCTAGTAACTGTACCACGCCAACAGCAAAGAGTGAACAGAATGACCACTCTGATGACAACGTAGTGgtctcctccttctccagtgAGTCCTGCCCTAAGAAAGAGGCTGAAGAGGTCGAAGCAGAACAAGATGAAATCAATGAAGTCAGCTCAGTGTCAGCAAAAACAAAGCCCAGCCGATCAATTAGAGATGAGAGCAGTGAAAGTGAACGATGCTCTACACAAGGTACCCCCCATTCCAGAGCTAGTGACAGGAACAGCAAGAGAAGTGACAGTGATGAGATTCTGTGCAATGCCTCTTGCTCTTCCAGAGGATCCAAAAAGAGCAAACACAGCCATATTCATTTGGATGCACGGTCTGAAATATCTGTGTCTTCACTTGAATCCGCTCGGAATAAAAAGAAGAATTCCCTACATGCAGATGATCTGAGATCATGCAGCAGGGCATCTAATTACTCCAAAAGCTCATgtgaaatcaagaaaaaatcTATTGGACGCCCCATGTCTCATAACTCAGGATCTTTTCACTCAAACATTTCATCTACTAGTGAAGCACAGGTGATTACAGGTTTTACTGAggagaaaagcttgaaaagtACCACCAATGGCTACAGTGAATCCTCAAAAGGCTCAAAGAAGAGAAGCCATAGAGAAGAAAATAGTAAGCCATCATCCCTCTGCTCAAGTGTTTCAAGCCCTAAAGGAAAAGCTGGAGAGGGTCATTCCAAGATTAATTCAGAGGCCCCATCTTCAAGACAGGGAAGTATGAGTGAAAGTATATGTTCAAAAGGTGACCACTCAACTGAGACTGGGATTAGGAATGGAAACCCTGCAAGTGTCTCTTCAAGAGTCTCTTCAAAGTCAGAAGTAGAAGATAAATGCTTGTTGACACAGGTATCCCAGGAAAGTGATGATAGGTGTTTACAATCAAACATATCTCAGTCTTCAAAATCAAGGCAGGTAAAAACTAGAAATCTCCATGTGAGGATGTCAAACTCCAGCCAAGCATCACTGTCCGAGACTTTGTCAGTATGTAGTATGCATTGTCCTGCCCCACCAAAAGGGAAgccaaacagcaaaaaaatacattcaaccATGTTGAAGAACTCTTCCCTTAGCAGCATAGGTACTGAGTCAGTGCTGACcacaggaaaagagcagaaagaaatcGTAGATTCCTCCAAAGCAACTTCCTATGGGTCTAAATCAGCtgcaactgaaataaatgaTCAGAAGAATAAAGAGACTGATGATTCTTGCAACAGAAAAGTGGAGGAAGAGTTAGAAAGCACAGGTATGCAAGAGGAAGGGAGTGATTTAATGCCATCTACTCTACCAAATACAACTCCAGAAGAAGTTGTGCAAGAATGGCTAAGTAAAATCCCTTCAGAAACATTGCTTATGAAATATGAAATGGAGGATGATGCAGAAGAGGAATGTATAGAGGCAACCACTGAGGTATCATACTGTCCAAATGCCAAGGAAACCTCAGAGGATGAAAACGCTGAGAAAAAGAATGTAGAGGAGgctgaaaatgaagcaaacGATGAAGTGGAAAAAGAGACAGCAGAAGGCACTGCTATTAATGAAGAGACTGAAGAGTGTGTGAATCAGGAACAAATCTCTGAGGTTGTGTCCGAAGCTGCTGAAGCTGCCGAAGCTGCCAAAGCTGACCAGGCAGAATGCAGCCAGTCAGTTACATCCAGCCAAAATAACAACAGAAGAGACCTGCCAACCTCTGTCCAGACTTCAGTCCAGATCATGAAGGCCTTGCTCAGttcaaaacatgaaacaaaatttgACCGATCAAACAGTTTGCCTGAAGTGTCCCCCACTATGGGGAGAAAACTGAGTAACTCTGCCAACATTTTGATTACTTGTCTTGCGAGTCTCCAACTCCTTGATGAAGAGTCAGAAGATCCATCAGATAAATCAAAATGTTTGAATAAGCCAAGGTATATGGAGCTGCTAAACATTTTTCAAGCCCTGTGGTTTGGAtgcacagctgaaaaaagtGGTCCAAGTTCAGGTCAAGAGGCAAGTGAGCAGCCAAAGACAGCCTCTGGGTTTAAAGCTCCCAAATCTGTAGATTGTGACTTCACCCCCATGTCCTCCTCTGGGGTTGATGTTGGCAGTGGTTCTGGTGGCTCAGAAGAGAGCACAGCTGGTGCCAGGGACTGCACCTTAGCGGCACAGAAAACTGCTGAACTCAAATCAGCTGGACACTTGGAAAATGTAGAGACTGGCACTGAACTGACTGAGGGTGAGGAGCAAAGTAAAGAGGAAGAGCAGTCATCCCGACCTTCAACAGCCTGCTCCAAATCAAAAGGAGAGGCAAAAGCACAGTCTACTAAAGAGGACTCTCTAATTCAGGAGGCAGAAGAGAATAAGGAGGATCAGTGCAGTAACTGTGAAAATGGtcaggaggaagggggagaaaatgaaaacaaagaaaacagcaaattaaCTGAAAATGGAGAACAAGAAGATGAAGCTGTGAATGATGAACTcccaaaagaaaatcttgaagAGGAAGCTGATCAGCTACCCACTAATGATGATACAAATGTCAATGATGCTGATTGTGGAACAGAGCTGAAAGCTGATTTGGAAGAGCAGCTTGGAAAAGAGTCTCCAAATGACCCAGAGCCCAAAGTCAATATGGCCACCACTATGGGTGCATCCTTTGTCCAGCAAAATTCAGTGGATCCGGACCCAATTTGGGTCCTGAGACTGCTCAAGAAAATTGAGAAAGAGTTCATGACCCACTATGTCAGAGCCATGAATGAGTTAAAAGTCAGGTGGAACCTGCAGAACAACCAGCAGATGGATGAAATGATACTGGAGCTGAAGGAAGAAGTGAGTAAAAGGATACAAAGAAGCATAGATAAGGAGATGAGGAAGAtcaaaagcagagcagggaagaagaTGCCAAGACCTCCGGATGAACCACTCAAGCGTGAGTCAACACTCCAAACTGAGCAGAGGAGACGGCGGTTGCAAACTATGCATAAAAAGTCACTCATCAGTGACAAGAATGGAACCCAGACTGGGCTAGAGGACACATCAGACTTATCATTTGATGTAAATGAAGATACAGCATTTAGTGCAGCTTTTGAGGCCAGTCTTAATGAACAAACAAGTGAGGAGGAATACTGCCCATGTGACTCctgtgtgaggaaaaaaatggcttcCAAGCCTGCAAGAAAGCCAGTGGTGGCCACCAATGCCCCAGTCATGAAGGCATTTGATTTACAGCAAATCCTGAGGTTGAAGAAGAATGATGATGAGGAAGCCTGTGCCTCAGAAGCAGCCCAGGACATCAAAACAATTCCAAATGAGGAGAACGATGAGGGTGAACCCCAGCCAAGTGAAACGGAAGTGGAGGGCAATGAAGAAAAGGAGCCAGAATTAAACGAAGTGGACAGCTCAACGTTGaacagagatggagaaggaTCTGAAATATCAGAGAGTCAAAACTGTGAGATGGAGGATGAGGTAAAAGATGAAGaaaccaaagaagaagaaaaggaagaagcagaagaagtgggggaagaaacaaaagagagagaagaagaagaggaagcaaaagaggaggaggaagagaaagaggaagaagaaataatgaaggcagaagaagaggaggaaacaaaagaggaagaggagggagaaacaacagagaaagaagatgaGGAAGTAaaagaggaagcagcagaggagacaaaggaggaagaggaaataaaagaggaggaagagcaggaggaggaggagggagtgaaggaggaggaggaagaaacaaaagatgaggaggaaggagaaactaaggaggaagaggaggaagtgaatgagaaggaagaagaaacaaaagaggaagaggaagacatgaaagaggaggaagaagcaaaagaggaggaagaggaagtgaaggaggaagaggaagaaacaaaagaggaggaggaggaagtgaaggaggaagaggaagaaacaaaagaggaggaggaggaa gaagtgaaggaggaagaggaagaaacaaaagaggaggaggaggaa gaagtgaaggaggaagaggaagaaacaaaagaggaggaggaagtggaagaaggagaagaagcaACAAATGAGgatgaggaagcaaaagaagatgataaagaagaaaaacaagaggagcaggaagtggaagaagaggaagaaaacccagaagagaaggaggaagaaacaaaagaagaaaaagaggcagcaaaagaggaggaagaaacaaaggcagaggaggaagcaaacgggaaagaggaagagcaagaagaaactcaaagggaagagcaggaagCTGAAGAGAAGTCCAAAGCTGAAGATGAAGCTGACAATGAAGCTGAAGAAACAGAGGAGCCAGAGGATGAGGACATTGGGGCTGATGATGAGGAAGAGACATCGGAATGCAGAGGAGATGCTGACGGCTCTGGAACTGACAACAATCCTGAAGGAGATGCTGCAGAAGGAACTGAAGAAGCTGAGCAGGATGAAGCTGAGGCAGTGGAAGATGCAAATCCAGAGTCAGAAGATGAGGCATGTTCAGCTGGGGAGGAAAACGACACTGAAGGAGGTGATAAATATGATGAGAATGATGAGAAACCGACCAGTGATGACCCTGACAAGGCACATGAAAAGTATGAAGACAAAGGCAACAACAAGGTTTCTGAGAGACCCTCAAGGGccaaaggcaaacaaaacaggaaaaggcTAAAGAGTCTGAACAAAGCAGCTGTCTTTTCTTGTTATTCTTCTGTAGGAAACTTCTCACAGCAGTCCCAGAAGGGGTCTGAAGATGAAGGTGAAGAGGAATGCAAAGATGACAATAACCCCATGAGCAGCCATCCCAATGGAGAGGTTCAAAGTGATGAGAGCAGCAAACCCTCACAGATGTATCCTGActgtgaggaagaagaagaggacaAAGAATCTTCATGCACTGATCCTTCAGGAGATGAGGACCAGGCAGATGCTGAAGGTGTAAATCCAAAGGAGGTTGAACATAGTGATGAAGTTCAGGcttctaaaaagaaagaagactcTGATGAGATTGGCCAGGATGACCTGGACTTCTAG